GTCAGCGTCAACGCCGACGTTCATTGCGACGCGTCTACTGCGCTGTAAATCTATCCATAATGGGCCTATTGGTGGCCGTGGAAATTTACGCCCAGGTGGCATTATttttgtaaaagaaaaaaaaaaaacaaaaccaaaaaaccgaACGGTTAGCCGACGGTCTACAATAAACCCAAGTTAGAAAGATTCAACTCAAACGGTTCAAAATGAAAGCTATGGAAAACTCTCATTATTTgctttataaaaaacaaaatacattaTGGTGACTGGTGGTAACAGAGAGATAGGAATCACTTGGAATGTAAAAATGTCAAATtcaaataacaaaagaaaagtgtGAATCGTGCTAACTTTGTCAGTGCCGAAAGTTATATGCATACAACTTGCGAAATGTTTCAGCCAAGTTATGATTTTTGATGCCATTTGTTAGCCGATATAATCAAATAACTAGAGATCAGCATTTTTGATTCAGGTCGATTCCAACTCTCACCAGAAAGAAGGATGTACAAAgtgcgcaaaaaaaaaaataaatagtaTCCTTTTAATTAAACCATATAGCATACTTAAAATGAAAGCTTTAAAagtaatatacataaaaaattgcCAAGTTTTCCAAACAATAGTTatataaaatgcaaaacaaacgttctaaatgttaaaaaaaaaaaaatgctttcgaaaagaaaatatatatatacatatatgcaaaacatatgtaaatatatataacctTTATAGTACTTAAATAAATAGCAACAATAAATGAgtaaaagcagaaaaaaaatctAGTTTGTAAATATCGTAGAATTTGTGTTGTCAAAGAACCCAAAATAATTGTTGTAAATACTAATCCATAAGTTGAAAATAGCAAATAAATGTGAGTTGATGTATactaaaaaatcaaaattaaattaaataaaacaattgatATTTGTCCATAAAAAAAGGGTCAAGCGATAATGATGAACAAGGACTTCAATGTGGCCAAAGAACATTACGATTGCTGAGTCATAAaagtatgtatttatttttgctttcCTATTTATTCGTTATACGATTGACAATTCGatattgcattttatttttcttcaaaaacattattaatagttgctataattaattaatttgttttaaagaaTGATTTACATTTGCTGACACTATATAACCATATAAATTCAcagcagtcctcggtagatgagttgtctaagtggcccagtcatttagtcaactgaacaacgaggatccggctagggtatggatgtagttttcgtctaactTGCAAGCCGAAGGCGTTAGTTGCCAGTggttgtaaaatatagttaggttgatactttaataataataattataataataaattcacAACCTAATTTTAAAAGTATGTAGTGTTTCACATTTTTCTAAATTCAGAACGATGttattgaaaaacttttaaaaggACTTTGATATCTATTTTGGAACACGCCATAATCATCATATTTCGATTTATATCTCGAACATAAGATCTAAACGGGAAAAAACAAAGTAATTTTCGGCATCAGTGAATTACCCTGGAAACAAACTACGATTAGACTGAAATATAACTTATTCAAATCTGAATTGAAATTTGACCTACTGCATTATGACCCCGAAAACATTTAGGTTATAAGATTGCTACAAGCCCCGCCCTGGCGTAATGCGGCACTAAGAATCTGGCATAGAGGTTCGTGTCATACTTATTAAGGAATTCTCAAACATTCTCAAACACCCTTAAGTTAcgttaaaattttatatctttattAGAAATAATGTAGAAACTGTTTCAAATACAGATTAAAGAAAATGAGAAGATTTATCgaaaaattacataaattttaaaaagccATTGCTGATAGAAAGGTTATTCAAGGACTATCGGTATGTCTTTTGTCTAGAAAGTTCTTtgagaaacaaacaaaaattacatttgtTAATTGACACAAGTGAATTCTGAATGTgaagaattttatatatataacttatTAATACAATTGCAAATCATTTTGTGGACAACATTGGTGAGAtagtgtttgttttttagtttataaaACTATAAATACAGGTACAGTGCGGCCAAAAGGAAACAAATTCATCTATCTGAGCTGACCAATAAGAGGCTGATATTGGTCTGAATGAATTGGCAATTGATAAGGAAACGTGAGGGGCACGTGAATTAAATGCCGTTCGTAGGTTCTGACGTGAATGCTTAgccaaaattaattaaatgataAAGAGTGTAAAAATCCAAATTGAAACTCGTTTAGGGCACGCGCAACACGTGAAATTATCAAAGAAATGATATCTTGCTAAGAAAACATGTTCTGCAATCAATAAACGAATCTAATCAGTGCACGGGTCGAGTATCATATAAAAGCGCACTGGGTTTTCCAGTAGCCAGTTAGTTGCTCATTATGAAGGGTCTAATATTGATTTACTTGAGTGTCTTAGTTTTGGCTCAAAGCCAGGCCGAATGGCCAATGCCAAAAGAGGATCTCACCTGGCTGATACCTGAAATCCCAGTTGAGGTGAATGAAATTCAAGGAAGAGCTGGTTAGTAACGAGATCTCGATGAACTTGCATGGCTTTAGAATTAGTTAAACTAAATCTTAATTCGTTTTATTTAGCTGGCTGTTCGATTAAGATCAGAAGTTCCGAACTGAAGGATCCACAACCTTTGCTAATCAAACCGGGAACATCGGATTTCTATGACTTCTCTGACAGCGGTTATGTGGACATTGAGAAGGATAAAACCATTGAGTTTGCCTGCACAAGTAGTTTGGCCTCACCGCTGTCAGGTAAATCAGTGACCGCTAAATGTGTCGAGGGCACGAAATTCAAAATTGATGATAAAGAGCACGACCTTTCCGACTTCAAGTGCAGCTCGTGGCCAGCGTTTGTCGGCAGAAAGTCTGGCCACAGTTGCAACGGTGGCACCACTCTTATCCATGTGGGATTCGAACTTACCGATTCACGATTTGCCACCGAATACGAGGTGTGCTTCAACGAGGACGAAGAAGTGACACGCTATGTGTACCACAAGCTGGAACCTGGCAGTAATTACTATGCCACTGGGGTCGATCGTATCACCTTTGGAGCTGGCGGCTACTTTGATGGCAAAAATGTTGACAAACTGTATACGCAGGCCGTCCAAAAGGAGACGATAGACAAGGAGCTGGACATGGACTCTTCCCGTTACTTTGACTCACAGAAGAACGTGTTCCTCGCTCGCGGCCACATGGGAGCCAAGGCCGATTTTGTCTACGCGGATCAACAGCGTGCCACCTTTTTGTTCATCAATGCGGCACCTCAATGGCAAACCTTTAATGCCGGCAACTGGGCACGTGTTGAGGATGGCGTCAGGGCTTGGGTTAGCAAGCATGGCAAACATGTGGAGTGCTGGACAGGAGTGTGGGGAGTCACCACCCTGCCCAATAAGGATGGCCATGAGACGCATTTGTATTTGGCTCATGATCACAATGGCAATGGCCTGATTCCTGTGCCGAAACTATATTTCCGTGTCGTCATCGAACCATCGACTAGAAAGGGCATTGTTCTGATTGGTGTCAACAATCCTCATTTGAGTCTGGATGAGATTAAACGGGATTACATTTTGTGTGATGATGTGAGCGATGAAATCGATTGGATTAGCTGGAAGAAAACGGATATAACTGCTGGCTACTCCTATGCCTGTGCCGTCGATGATTTTAGGCGTAAGGTTGATCACTTACCCGAGTTCTCTGTGAGTGGTTTGCTGGtataatatttgaattaaaatcaaattaacaCACTTGCTTAAAATCTGATATATTTATCCTCTCAATtgacaaacaaataaagaaaaatcaaaCCCCGAGACACAAGTGAGAGACGTGTAATGTGGATTATGGCACCTTTCCCATTTGTCATCACGTCGTTGATCCAATTTAAATGATAGTAGACATTGGTGTATACCGAAGGCAGGGTTGTGGAGCCACAACCAATACGATAGCTAACAATACCGTAGATCGTCCCGTTGAGAATCATTGGGCCACCAGTATCGCCGGCACATGGATTCTCATCGAGACCATTATCCAAATTGCCAGCGCATATCATTTCGGGCATGAAAACATTAAGCATATTATCACATTCAGTATGATTTATCATCAGGACATCAATGTGCACAATCGACGAGGCCAAAGGACCTCCCTATGAAATAGATTACAAATAATCAAATAAGACTCTTATGTGTCTCTCTTACCCTATAGACTCTTCCCCAGCCCAAAACTGTGTAATTCATGCCGGGTATTGGCTCGGAAGTGGGTAATTTAATAACCGCTATACGCAAATTATCCGTGGGAAGATCTTCGGTTAGTTGAATCAATGCAATGTTATTGGTATTGAATATGGTAAAGTTTTCGGGAACAAAAACCTGCTTAACTGGCGCATTGACCGTCTCATCGGTTATGTATTTGAGCCTGTTCGGGGTGCCAGCCACCACCAGAAGGACACGACTGCGATGCATTATCTTGCGTTTACTGAAATCGAATCAAtggaattatattatttatcaAAATAATGGAACACAAAATGATTCGTCTACCCACTCCATGGTGCAATGGGCAGCAGTTAGGATAAAGGACAGGGATATTATGGCACCGCCACAGAAATGATTATCCCCGAAATATTTACGCGGCGTACGCGATCGTATCGAGACGACATATTTCGACAATTCCCAAGTTCTGTCCTTTTCGAAATTTGGCGTTGAAATGCGTTTGACGCGCCTTTGATCCCGATAACTTATCTGATAGCCCGCTTCCGTTGGCCGTGGAAATGGAAATACAAGTAGTAAAAATATCAAACGTATAAAATTTCGAATCTCCATAGTGAATCTGAAAATATATATGGTGCTGTGCTCTGACGGATTTTGAAGGGGTAACTAAAAGTCCTAAAAATAGTAACTAAATAGATCACTAGACCAGGTTTCGCTCAATTATTAATCGTATGATTGCAATTTATTTGTATCAAATGTCTAAATCAACAAACCACCCTTGGCAGTCAGGGCTGGCAAATGTTTGACGGTCTTTAGGAAATCAGCCACCTCACAAGCATAGGAGTAGCCAGTCTTGATGTCGTCTTTCTTCCAGTTGACATAGGTAACCTGGTCACCGACATCAGTGCAGATGACATAGTCGCGCTTGATTTGCTCCTCGGTCAAATGGGGATTATTGACACCCACAAAGACAATGCCACGGTGAGTCGATGGCTCAATGACGACACGGAAATACAATTTGGGCACTGGGATTAGGCCATTGTTGTTGGCATCCTTGGCCAAATACAGAGGAGTTTCGACACCATCCTTATTGGGCAGAGTAGTGACACCATAGACACCAGTATAGCAATTGACATTCATCTTATTCTTGGAGACCCAAGCACGCACACCATCCTCAACACGTGCCCAGTTGCCGGCGTTGAAGGTTTGCCATTGAGGTGCCGCATTGATGAACAGGAAGCTGGAACGCTGCTGATCGGCATAGTCGAAATCAGCCTTGGCAGCCAAATGACCACGTGCCAAATAGACATTGGCGGAGCTATCGAAATACTGAGCAGCATCGCCGCCCAAATCATTGTTGATGGTCTCCAGCTGGGTGGCCTGGGTATACAGTTTGTCCACATTCTTGCCATCGAAGAAACCGCCAGTGGTGAAGGTGATGCGATCCACGCCCGTCTGATAGTAATTGCTGCCCGGGAACAATTGGTGGCGAGTGTAGCGAGTGACTTCCTCTTCCTCGTTGAAACAGATTTGCATATCGGTGGCGAAGCGACTGGATGAGATGGCGAAACCCACACGAATAAGCTCACCGCCATTGCAGCTGCTTCCAGTTTTCTCGGCCTACAAAAAGGGACAaacgaaatttaaaaaaaaacatttaataaatatgTCTATAGAATTACGGCTGGCGCCGCATACTCACCTTGAATGTTGGCCAGGATTTGCAATACAGATCCTTGAATTCATAGTTGGTGCCATCAACTTGGAATGTTGTGCCACTGACGCACTTGGCGGTCAGAAGAGTTTCGGAATGGGTGGTAAAAGCACCGGGACACCATAATTGCAAAGTGCCACCAGATTCAAACTCCATGGCGCCCACATCATTGAAGGGATAGAAGTTCTCGGAGTCGGTTTCCAAATAAATGGGCTGGGGTGAAGGCAAACCACCTCGTATAACCACACTGCAAGCTGCAAACGGCAAATTCggaaaacaaatcaaaaatcaacCCAAAATTTTCTAACTTGCTCTTTGTCTTACCAGCTGCACGACTTTCGGGCTGTACTTGGGGATTCACATAGATGGCACGCTGATAGATCTCCTCATCCTCAACAAGTGGCGGCAACTCAACCACATCTGGATAGGGCACAcgaccccaggcagaggcgaAGGCCAATGCCACAAGTAGCAGAACGTAACCGAGATACTTCATTTCACTTTTAACAACTTGTCCGGCTTGGTGCCATCTTTAAATAGTTTTCTAGCCATTCCAGAGATATCACGAGTTCTCCTCTTTCAGTTTCAGATAATTAAAAGTGGTTAAGACAAAAGCTAGCGTATTTCCTTATCTCAATTGAAATGTATGGGCTGCTTATCAATTTGAATGGGTCTATTTTTTGATCTAAATTGCTTTGAGGTTTTTGCTATTGAGTATTCtctttttgggttttatcattatcaattattattattattgattatttGATTGCAGCAAAAtgacacgcacacacacacacacacacacacacacacacacacacacacacacacacacacactcgaaGGCATAAGGAAAAACCcctttaattttgattttagccatgtttttgtttttttgctgctgttatTGTTGATTAGCATCTACACCTCACCCTCTGACGGAGCTAATCCCTACTTATCGCTTGCTAAAAgtaagcaaaaaagaaaaacaaaaagaacttGAAGCTCAATATGTCAAAGTTCGTCGGCCATTGAcattaattaatgaaatgtaAAATGAACAGCGGACAAATGCGAAGACGAGAAGAAGAGACCAACAGCAGAAATCAGGAAACGCAGCGAAACTCGAATAAAAAGACAGTCGAGCAATTAGGCTGAAggacacaaatacacacacacacacacacacacacacacagacaaagagagagagagagagaaagagatggcAAGAACGGTCGATGGACGAAGGACTTTCTGGGTTCTGGGGATACGCTGCGAGAGCGTATAATTTGTGAAAATTGATGATTTGTTTAGATTTACGAATGAGCGAGCAAAACGAGCCAAATTGGCACGTAGCACAAGAAAAGGACGTTAGAAGCCAGCCATTGAAAGGAAAAAGGTGGCCCCCAAGGTACTCGCTAATTGATTTGATACAGATAAATGAGCTAAACCCAAGCCAGCAGAAGGCACACCATCTATGGAGGAGCCAAATGAAAGGAGATGGCGCCAGATAATGATTAATGGCTCGTTCAGGCCAGGGCGGCAGTCATCGGTAAGGAGCAGAAGCCGAGGAACTTTTACCAGGCGTGTTAGCCTGTTTATTAATTACGTGAATACTAAACATTCATACACAAACCGATGAACAGAGCGGCGAGGGCGGGTAGAGGGGGCCTGTCAGCCTATGGGCGATGCATCTTTCAGTTAAATTTTGACACCCCCTCCCATTGTTGGTGGTCTAGGAGCCATAAGCTTTAATTACGAGTtgattataaattattatgaAGGGGAATGCGGTGAAATTCTATTGTACGCATAACAATAGAATGATTTGGTTAATGATTAAATAACTCAATTAAATGCGAATATCAATTACTTGTTGAAACGCCTCCATATGCGGGAATGAATTTCACTATTAATATTTGTTAATTACAaagtgttttgtgtgtgtaacTAAATATTCGCCGTAGACTCGTTTTGATTTTGACAACCATTTCTCATGttcataattaaaatttaattggaaaactttaaattttattctCCTCTATGAGAAATGAGAAAGAAGCATGCAAAGTCAAGAATATTTTGCAAAATGTTTCTAAATAAAGATTTTCAGAAGTAAACCAaatagttaatttaaaaaaaaaaactcttaagaaaacaaaaaatcggATCGGCTATTGAGACCTATGatataaattacaattttgaTTCAAATGGCTCAATATGATAGATCAGTTTAAACATGCTGATTGTTGATTTGTTCCTTGTTCATTTACTCTCTTGATTGTTCTCTCACTTGCTCACTTATTGAATTCATCGCTGACTAACTTGCTATTTTGCTTTATTGTTCATTGGCTCACTTGTTCAGTTTTTGCAATGGTTGACACTTTTACGATCAGGGAGTAAAGATTTAAGGACAAGCGGGTTCATTTTATACAGTCGAAGGTCcctctttatttatttttcttttcttatgtAAATCAAGTTAGAACTAATCAAGTGAGTAAGTGAACAACTCAATGAAAGATCTTTCAGACAATCAGACAAACTGACTTGAAAACTTAAATTATCATGCTAATaattatacaaatatacatatatgtagttgTGAACGCTGCCTTGTGTCCTTTGTCATCCCTCTGCAGAGATACCGAACGTTTTTAAGACTAATTTAATGATCCTTGGTAATTTGAGGATAAACTTTGTTGTCACATTCACCTTGATAAAATCGAAAACAATACAGGCCAAGTTcaaagtttttgtatttttacgTGTGCATAAATAGAACTTGTACATACATTAGGAAGCAATTAAGAAAATTGAAAGTAAAGCAACGACTACAACAACATTAGacacaaaaatgttttcaacCAGGaaaacacatgcaacaacaaggAGTAACACCATGGCATAGCCTGGTATTAGCCTGATGTCACAGAATAGCAACAAAACACAGGCAATGACACGCCTCCAACCAACTCCCCGCCCACTTTCCCCGccacttcacacacacacatacatacacacgaCATTAACACAATTACAATCTGAACATGTGTTAGTCTTATATAAGACATACGTTGACTATAAAGAAAAATCCAATTAAAAGTGATAAAAGTTATTGAAGCGAAACgaacgaaagaaaaaacaaatggcccaaacgaaaaaaaaaaagaagaaaaaaaaaacagcagcaacaacaacaataaaaacaccAACTACATCCAAATACTAGGGagtgagagagcgagagagagaggggaaagGAAAAGAAGGCGAGAAAAAACAAAGGAGAAGTAGAAGCAGGCCAAAGGACGAGAACGAGAACGAGGAGCATACGAAAATGGCCATACAAAGTGGATGCCATTAGTGCGTAGGATAACGCTGATTACAACACCAGATTATCACACGTTTGGACGAACGATGGCGACAAATTTCTATACATAAAGAAAGCTCATCCCATGCCACCACCCCCGAAACGGCACCCACCTTCTTCAACCCCAACCTAACCAATCGCCCCCCCCCTAAAGTCATTCCCGGCTGGTCTAGCAAAGGAAAAACATTCTCGTTCACTTTCATTCACGAATTGagttaaacaaaaagttaAGGAACAAATGCCATCaaatacatttttcaaatcaattAGTAAAGAGTTTTTCTAAAGTTTCTAATCGATTCTCAAGTGCATACTGAACAAGACAAATAGTCACTTACTTGCACAAACATTAATTTTCAGATAAACCAAGACAACAGATACCCTGTAATATATGATATATGTGATATATGTAAATGCCCCACATAGGGAAACTTTTGAAAATCTATAAATATCTCAATATAACGCCTAATTAACTTGGCTCTGAATCAAAACGGGATGTTAACCAACTTGGGAACAATGAATCTTCCAAATGTATATAAGCTTTATCATTCTTATATCACTTAATTTGGACGAAATTCTCAACTTGTTTTAGCATTGAAGATATTAAAATTGTAAAGTGTCTAGAAATGTGTGCTGATAAAAGAACTTGATGGTTCTTGAAATACTTATACAGCAAACTGTTCACTTTTAGCAACTTCTATAATTATTTTTCCCAAAATCTATAGACTAGTTTTGTTTAGCTTTTAAAAATAGACGAAAATCTGGTTAAATagtcatatgtatgtatgtatgtatagtagATCGGAAGTTGTGTTAAATGAAACGTATAGAACTGAATAAtaaactatgtatatatatatatgtagtataAAGTCTTTAGTCTTCTTGGAGACTTGTGATGGCCAATAACAACAGCTGGGACCAGCATGCTCTTATAGAGactttttgatattttcagTTTGTTGCGATGTCCTTTCTCACACAAACTTACTTATGCTCGCATTTATTTGATTGTGAGAGTAAATTTCTTGGAAATCTTTGATTACATTTTGTGCTCGTTTCAAATGTTTAAGACTGCACAAGGGTAAGAACTACATATGTGTTCCAATTGGGAATTGCATGCAGGATTTGTCGAAACTAATTGGCATTCCGTCTCGGAAAATCTCTTTAACAGGATGCTTAGTGGTTAATGAAATTTCAGTTTCCATTAAAGCCTTCATTGTTCGGAGTAATCGTTGTCATTTTTGGGCTTTAGTCGTGTCTGTGCTTTAGCAGTGTTTTGTAGCAATCTTCATTAATCATGTCCTCTCTGTGCTTTCGGACAGTTGCCTGTCATGTTCAACTACTTTTATAATTTTCACGCTGCCACTCTCTTGGCcacttaatttttcatttatacaCACCAGGCCAACTTGTGAGAGTCGAGGCCAATTTCCCCGTTTTCCCCCACTTTATCCCATTCTATAACGTTTtccgtttttctttctttcttttttctttttttttttttttggccacgCTTCATTTGGCTGATGGAACTCAAAGAGTATTTccttttctatttctatttggcgttttttttttttttggttcgtatgttttatttattcttaCGGTTCATTGTGATGCTTGTTTGGTTTATTGAGCGTAAATTAATGCAAATCCATGTGATGAGTTGGGTGGGGAATGTGTGAGTGAGGTTGGATGGTCATAGTGAATGTCCTTTCTTTGAGCCCATTTCGCAATTATCGGAGATCTTTTACTTGACTGAACAGCTTTCAATTTGCATACATATGAAATACATTTTCAAAGCAAAGGTAGCAAAGGTCCAAAAGCCTTTGACAATTAGTCAACATAATACAATATAtgcctatatatgtatgtgtgtatgtatgtatattatatcCATTTTCATCGTTTTGGTCCTTCTGGCTTAGTTATATTGCTATGTCCGGACTAGGGATTCCCGACTACATCCAAAggatgtttgtatgtatgctAACCACAATGTGTTTCCTTTTTATGCTATAGTATCTTTTGAGCTTTCACGCCTTTGAAATAGATTTAATCCAtcattacacacacacacacacacacgcataagGCCAGGCCTAGCCCTCTGGGACATGTCTGTCTATTGACTCTCTCTTGCTCCTTTtcaattttctcttttggATGGACGATTGAAGGGGGACGAAAAACCTGTTGAAAAGGTGCAAAATGTTGTCCTCGTTTTTGCCTTGGCAAACACGCTTAGGCAGCCTTATCAATCAAAAGCATCTCTTAGACACCACGCCCTAACACaaccacacccacacccacacacacacacatacatccACACACATTTGTTATTAATATGACCCATTTGATCCATAGAATGGGAATCTCTTCAATGCAATGTCTGAAGTAAAGTCAAATCAAATGCGTATTGAATTCTCGGTTcgtcgtgtgtgtgtggaaatcATTATTATTTCGTAAACCGATTTAGCTTAAATGGAATAAAGGTGTTTGTCAGCTAATAAAAGGCGTTAATACCTAAATGAAATACATGCTAAGCCATATCTTATCATTTCAAATgccaaaataattaatttggaTTTATTATGAATTTTGTAATGACATTAATAGCCTTTTGTCGTACTTTAAATTTTAGCATTATATTAGTCGCATACACATGGGGATAggtagatacatacatacatacatatgtatttgtatataaaagtTAAATGGGAATCCTTTAAAGTTCAAACtaaaccaattgtttattgGATTTACTTAGAATTAGGGACAAACGTATTTGAAACATTCTAAAAAAGCAATAACTAATTGAAAatcataattatttatttatttatttctaatCTGAATTGAATCTTaattgcaaattaaattaagcTATCTAAATTAAGCTAGATTATTCTAGATTAATCTACTTAAAATTATATTCACAGATAAGGATTATTGATTTGGAATAGTGggaattaaatatatttagattGATTGACATTTTTATATTGATATTTGGATTATGTTAGATGGTATAAATGTGCTTCTTGTAGAATCCGTTGTCTCTTAAATAGGAACTTGTGGGTGAGGTGAATGTATCCAAAGATGAGAAACGTGAAACAATTGGTCATGACAATCTAATATAGTCACCTCTTAATCTGATCTATAGTCTGCATTTGCATAGACAGCCATGATTTATCACAGTCTTGACCGAAGAAAAGTAGAGTTCTTTTTAAACAGAAAATCCGTGTTAATATATTTGTAATCGGAACTAAAATCAATTCGTTCGTTTGTCTATATAAAGAGCCAACATTCATGTTAAATGACATAAGGTCAAATATAGAAGTATGGTTGTAAGTAAGTGCCTAAAACTAGTGAGCAATCTATGGGTAAATTTTGAAAGATAAAATAGTTATGTTTAGAGTGAGAAATAGGTCTTAAAGAAAGGATTTCCTTATACTTACTAGTACTTACATACATAGGAAAGACAATAGTATCTCTACGATCAGTTTCTGAATCTAAGGAAGACCGTTCGATATCAGTGGGTAAAAGGTATTTGCCCACGCTCTCTGATTGTGAGTTAGGAGGGCGAGGATAGAtgagttttcatttcttttcacCCTCCTTAACTTTGACAACTTTCAATtcataaaatagaaataatcttttaatttttttggtttgttcaCATTCACTTGCTGAAAATTGGGATAAAATTTATTACAAGTCTTCAATTCGAACTTGCAGTTCGACTCTCAAACTCAAAGTTCATATG
The sequence above is a segment of the Drosophila willistoni isolate 14030-0811.24 chromosome XR unlocalized genomic scaffold, UCI_dwil_1.1 Seg143, whole genome shotgun sequence genome. Coding sequences within it:
- the LOC6645453 gene encoding uncharacterized protein LOC6645453, encoding MKGLILIYLSVLVLAQSQAEWPMPKEDLTWLIPEIPVEVNEIQGRAAGCSIKIRSSELKDPQPLLIKPGTSDFYDFSDSGYVDIEKDKTIEFACTSSLASPLSGKSVTAKCVEGTKFKIDDKEHDLSDFKCSSWPAFVGRKSGHSCNGGTTLIHVGFELTDSRFATEYEVCFNEDEEVTRYVYHKLEPGSNYYATGVDRITFGAGGYFDGKNVDKLYTQAVQKETIDKELDMDSSRYFDSQKNVFLARGHMGAKADFVYADQQRATFLFINAAPQWQTFNAGNWARVEDGVRAWVSKHGKHVECWTGVWGVTTLPNKDGHETHLYLAHDHNGNGLIPVPKLYFRVVIEPSTRKGIVLIGVNNPHLSLDEIKRDYILCDDVSDEIDWISWKKTDITAGYSYACAVDDFRRKVDHLPEFSVSGLLV
- the LOC6645455 gene encoding uncharacterized protein LOC6645455; the protein is MKYLGYVLLLVALAFASAWGRVPYPDVVELPPLVEDEEIYQRAIYVNPQVQPESRAAACSVVIRGGLPSPQPIYLETDSENFYPFNDVGAMEFESGGTLQLWCPGAFTTHSETLLTAKCVSGTTFQVDGTNYEFKDLYCKSWPTFKAEKTGSSCNGGELIRVGFAISSSRFATDMQICFNEEEEVTRYTRHQLFPGSNYYQTGVDRITFTTGGFFDGKNVDKLYTQATQLETINNDLGGDAAQYFDSSANVYLARGHLAAKADFDYADQQRSSFLFINAAPQWQTFNAGNWARVEDGVRAWVSKNKMNVNCYTGVYGVTTLPNKDGVETPLYLAKDANNNGLIPVPKLYFRVVIEPSTHRGIVFVGVNNPHLTEEQIKRDYVICTDVGDQVTYVNWKKDDIKTGYSYACEVADFLKTVKHLPALTAKGGLLI
- the LOC6645454 gene encoding trypsin-2 — protein: MEIRNFIRLIFLLLVFPFPRPTEAGYQISYRDQRRVKRISTPNFEKDRTWELSKYVVSIRSRTPRKYFGDNHFCGGAIISLSFILTAAHCTMDKRKIMHRSRVLLVVAGTPNRLKYITDETVNAPVKQVFVPENFTIFNTNNIALIQLTEDLPTDNLRIAVIKLPTSEPIPGMNYTVLGWGRVYRGGPLASSIVHIDVLMINHTECDNMLNVFMPEMICAGNLDNGLDENPCAGDTGGPMILNGTIYGIVSYRIGCGSTTLPSVYTNVYYHLNWINDVMTNGKGAIIHITRLSLVSRGLIFLYLFVN